The Humulus lupulus chromosome 7, drHumLupu1.1, whole genome shotgun sequence region AGAGAAGCTGTCGGGCACGGGGGAGCATGGCAGGCGCGTCAGACGCGCGTCAGGGGCAGATCGTGTCAGAGTGGCAGTGGCGGCTGGTGGCTGTCTGGCGGCTTGGCGGCTGGTGGACACGTGTCGCAAGCTGGAGGAACGGCTTGGCTTAGGCGCGGCTCGGCTGGGCGAATGAGGATCTGCCACGTGGCAGCGTGAGAACAGCCATAGGCtgggtttgggctccattttgggcttgattttgggcctatttctcctttaaaaatgccattttcttcttgatttcttcaattttaattctttctttctcctttctttttctttgtgtcaaaaatatattttatttcctgaaaattaaacacaaattaaattaaaattaatattttcaaatataaaatatatgacaataaatccatgaaaatattaattaaaacttaattaattttacactttaagattaataaaatgatatttttgagcactaatcacaacccccaaccagcttattgctagtctctagcaatttaAGCGAAATAagaaatgtcaacatgatatatttctggtcaaaaattataaaaagaacttaagtattaacacaaaatgttagtaacaagtcaacaagagtttatcaaaattacttcgaataaatctagagttgtgagtgtgtgcaccaaacttaaaccttcttaccgcaaaccatagcacataagagccttcgaaattatgccaagtaaaagtctcaactccattaacctctcatgtaattgaaaatatttaaagttttaagggtttcactcatggagttggaaaagaagtaagcactcatcaaatgggtatatatttaggacaaactcttaaataattattgaaacgaagataggatataaactatttggacaaccaccataaagagtaccacaaaaccagtttttcgggattttaagttaaatagacaatctttacatttattctaagagccataaaataaaacatgaaattaaaacacacatttttttttttggacacaagagacaacataattgaaaatgatagaaatattgctcttgtgtctttctctttttttttttttttttctattattatttttttcttttcttttcttcttctttttcttcttttttttttcttttttttttttttttttttcatgaacaacataataaaaggctctctaataagatttgtctatagaaaatattatccctaaaacatcatccattcataccacaataccttgtccaaataattataaccatttctaagaatcaataaaaatttaaaagttgttttctcaagtctcacttctcacacaaaagaatgaattacttaaacatggcaaatttctaagcaaatatgtgctaacaaccatcttaccacaacaattggtatgtgcattaggtaactctagagaaactcttagtaatatagataacaaaaattgactcaaaagtaacattttgccaaaataaataagtaatttttttaaaaatttgaccgtgaaaatattaatatgacaaaaatcaacatgaacgtgcatgaatatgctcaccacccccaaccaaaatctgacagtgtcctcaatgtctcaaaagataataaatgtaaaagagcagggaaagagaacacctggatagcgagcgtcgagtggtagagcgaatattgattctctaaaacatgaaaaactgaaaacacaaaatgataataaataaaataaaatgacaaaagggaaataaacagaaaacaaacctatgtacaaacaatttggaacactactcagacttggtaaaccggttccacgagagtgacttcttcaggctgggtcaccctctctatgtagtgtttcagtcgctggccatttactttgaattctctcccatcagttgggtctatgacctcgacagcaccgttgggaaagacggttttcacaacatatgggccagtccaccttgatctcagcttgccagggtggatatgcagacgagagtcataaagatgcactcgttggtttggctcaaattcttttcttaggatctgcttgtcatgaatcgctttcattttagccttgtagatcctagagttGTCGTAAGCATCATTtcttaattcttcaatttctgacaactgaagcttacgattgagtcctgccgccttgagatcaaaatttaggcttttaactgcccaataagctttgtgttccagctcaacaggaaggtggcaggctttaccatagactagcctataaggagacataccaagttgagttttgtaagcagtgcggtatgcccagagagcatcgagaagtcgtgaggaccaatctttgcggtcaggattaaccgtcttttctaaaatttgcttaatttctcgattggctaactcagcttggccatttgtctgtgggtgataaggcaatgcaaccttatgaattacaccatatttttgcattaaggtctcgaaagaatagttgcaaaaatgggtgccttgatcacttatgatagcgcgaggtgtgccaaacctagataacacattttcttttaagaatttcacaacagttgtgttatcattatttcgacaaggcacagcttccacccattttgagacatagtctatggcaaggagaatgtaaaggtagccagaagaaggtggaaatggtcccataaagtctattccccaacaatcgaatatttctattacaagaattgggtttaatggcatcatatgtcgtcgggacagggcacctaatttctgacacctttcacatgatcgacagaaattgttagtgtctttgaacaaagtgggccaataaagaccacactgtaagatttttgcagcagtctttttcatagaaaaatgaccaccacaagcttcattatgacaaaagttcaggacactaaaaatttcatcatctggaatgcaacgtctcataatttggtcggggcaatacttgaaaagatatgggtcatcccaatagaagttacgaacctcgaccaaaaatttacgtttatcttgtgcactccatgcagttggaagttcgccagtcactaagtaattGACGATGTGAGCgtaccatggcaacttagtgactgcgaagagatgttcatcagggaagtcatctcgaatggctgggccatcagcggaatcagaaaattcaagacgagataagtggtccgctaccacgttttcaactcctttcttgtctttaatggtcagatcaaattcctgtaacagaaggatccacctaattaaacgcgccttagcatcctttttggaaaggaggtattttaaggcggaatggtccgtgaagactgtgataggtgaaccaatcaggtaggaacgaaacttgtcaagtgcgaatactacagcaagtaactctttttcagtggtagaatagttcatttgagcactgttaagagttctacttgcgtaatagacaacgaagggcttcccttcccttctttgacctaagacagcccctatagcataattgctagcatcacacatgatttcgaacggtaagttccaatctggtggctgaatgataggggcggaagtgagttttgcaacgagcgttcggaaagattcctcacactcaggtgtccaactgaacacaacatcttttgctaggaggtttgacaaagggcgagcaattgtcgaaaaattttgtatgaacctcctataaaatcctgcatgcccaagaaaagatcgaatgtctttaacagtcttgggggtgggcagctttgatatgagttcaatctttgattgatcaacctcaattcctcgtttcgacacgacatgccccaagactatacctgatggcaccatgaatgacacttttcccagttgagtactaagcctttctctttgcaacgtttaagcacagactccaaattgagaaggcttgattcaaaggaatctccaaatactgtcaaatcatccatgaatacttccatgcatttctcgatcatatcactaaatatgctcatcatgcatcgctggaaagtggctggagcattgcacaggccaaatggcatacgccggaaggcaaaagtaccaaaaggacaagtgaatgtggtcttatcctgatcttctaaggcaatcttgatttggtaataccctgaataaccatcgagaaagctatagaaaggatgacctgccacacgttccaatatttgatcgatgaatggaagtggaaaatggtctttgcgggtggctgcatttaattttctataatcaatgcacatgcgccacccagttgtgaccttggtaggaacaagttcccctttttcatttggtaccactgttaccccagatttcttgggcacaacctgagttgggctgacccatttactatcagcaacaggatagattatgccagaatccagaagtttcaagacttcagtctttactacttccttcatcgttgggttcaatcttctttgcgggtcacgacgtggtatagccccgtcttccaattgaatgtgatgggagcaaattaatggactaatacctttgatgtcagctatcgtccatcctaatgcatctctttgttcttgcaacacattgatgagttggAGCTCTTGTGTGGCAGTGATCTTGGAGGATATTATGACAGGAAAAGTGTTGTCAGCTCCcaggaaaacatgcttaagaccgtcaggaagttaggccaactttggttgaggagcttgttcaatagatggttttggtgtttctcgatcttgagggagttcctcaaagattggattccaaaacatggttctttTAGCCTGTGAGTGTTTGACGATTTCAGGGTTGATTGTCGACTCATCAGGCTCAgaactttctgaaatttggaagaggtgattaaaatgattagacGTGTATTTCGATTCGACCTCTTCCGAAATAAGTGTATCGATCAGATAggattggaaacactcatcgttGTCAGGTGGTTGTTTTCCgatgtggaaaacattcacttctagagtcatgttcccgaaagagattttcatgagaccattcctacagttaatgagtgcattagctgttgcgaggaaaggtctaccaagaatgatgggaattttggactctatacttacttcagattgagtgtccaagatgagaaagtcaacagggtaatagaatttttcaatttgaatcagaacgtcttctactattccccgaggtttcttaactgatcgatcagccagttgtagcaccacagatgtgggcttgagttctcctagacctaattgcaagtatattgaatatggcatgagatttacacttgctcctaagtctagaagggcttgaccaaattcctgttcccctatttgacatgagatggtgggacaaccaggatctttgtacttaggcggtgttttgcagtcaattaccgcgctagcttgttctgccaagaatgcagttttcttgacatgatgctttcttttaacggtgcataaatccttgataaccttggcataagccggcacttgtttgatcacatgcaacaatggcaagttgatcttcacttgtgttaaaaggtctaggatttcaccatgattttccagtacctttccagtggatttcaaagcttgaggaaagggtgcctttactggaatgtttattggcacatcatcatctggagcgggcattgacgtactcgttgtctttgttaacggtgaaaccgtactttgaccacttcgagtagtgatggcattaacctctttgaaatttgtatctgcagaggaggaggtttgtgccatgtgttgccctttttgatggattagaggttgagcggGAAGTTTCCCATGCTCTTGAATAgccaaagtagtgtttagctttgtcatttggactttcatgtctttcatttcctctaccatttgtgtgaaacaagctttgagctcttgagttgaggctatttgagtttgtgcaagcatttgcaaagtactctcaagagaattacttgacTGCATGATATTTTGAGGAGCGTTGTATGGTTTTGGTGGTTGTTGCTGCTCAGGCCTCCATTGGCTCCCAGATGCTTGGTTCGAATCCttccagctgaaatttggatggttgcgccaaccaggattgtaagtgtttgagaaacGGTTATAAGGTttcttgtaatcccctaaagcaTTACATTGTTCCTCTTTTCCTCCTCTTAACTCACTAAGAGTTGGGCACTCTTGCGGTTGATGTTCCGTTcctccacagatgaagcatggatctcgtgtctctacctttgcagccatgtggattcctctaccttcttgagatttgaaagcctcgaattgttgtctcaatgattcaatttggcttttgacgtTATCCTCTTCCTTCAATTGGTAGATTCCAGTTGATCgtggcttgtccataggacttggtccattccatgtgtaggatTTTTCAGCAAGATCGTCgaggtactcgaaagcttcatcgggatctttttgaaggaattcgccattgcacatcatttgtacgaattgtctttgtccggttgtgagaccgtcatagaaatagctgatcagacgccagctttcgtatccatgatgtgggcattgatttatcaaatctctaaacctctcccaaacctgatggaaagtttcatggtctttctggatgaaggtagagatttgtctcttaaggctgctagtcttatggggcgggaaatatttggaaaagaatgcttttgtcatttcgtcccatgttccgatagatctaggccttaaggaatacaaccagctttttgctttgtctttgagtgagaaaggaaagaatttcaatctcacaatgctggtgacatcagctcggttgttgaacgtagccaccacctcttcgaattcccgaatatgcacgtacggactctcattttccaacccatggaaggttggtaggaggttaatcatgccgggtttgaaatcgaaatttggcatattgttgggatacattatgcacgaaggtgtggctgtacgcgtaggatgtaaatattcctgtagcgttcttggttggacttcatcttgatgagccatcgtgggtggttcaggaagtctcggtgaatcaggagtgtttgaacgaatggaagaaaacgacgaactaagagagttttctaaagtttctacttgttgtctcacaaatctccctagtgtgtctctgtttcgtggcataaatatttttttatttttttattttgtaagtattataagcgcaaatGTGTAATAATGTAAAAAGTATACAccaaaatgttcccaggccaattggaaaggctgccaaggtaccactttaggcccaagagcttttctagaactccccgaggttcttagaaaagattggagggtaacgctaacacaggccttatttaagaaccaatttttctaagacagaacaagtttggtttttactaatttccacgattacacaaatgttctcaatactttgtttgatttttattttttatttttttttattttttttttttttgatttttttttcggaaaaaacctaaatctaaaataaaaattctaaacttaaaattaaaaaaaaatgaataaataaaataaataaataaaactactaaggaaaaataaaataaaagagaaattaaaaattacactactttttttttttttttatatattcaaagaaaaaaaattaatttactaggcaaacctttaattgtagaattacctccccggcaacggcgccaaaaattgatatcgcccaatatttcttaagcggtcgcagtagtaatcgggctatgtcgtatccacagagaggtaaagtacaaaattaaaagaaagattagtaaattaaaaataataaactttggaaaaatgtgaatttgaaaaataatataaacattaaatgaataaaatcgaaggattagaatcagaaagaaagtatggaaggcataagtttcattcatgcaaacatatatatattttaataaaattgattcattatactcaactataattctacaccattaattatagttggaaaatatatatattaaagctcaccttaaaatatgttctttaattaaattatactaacttctaattttaaaacctatcatattatatactttagagcgacaaaataccaatggcagaatgcagtaaaaagcatataatataacaaatattctaaaaaaaaaacctaaattacataagaagagcatgactagacttatgtaaaagataataataaatttataacaaaaattagaagaaaataaatttaattgtaacaaatatatagaaatgaagaacaaaataaagaatcaatatattaaaaatataatattaaacatgaactccactctagcctttccacaagaaaatttagcctaaaataggcattgttttcactcaagaaaatgtaaaagaaaaataggaaaagtaagtgtttttctctccaatactctctacTATTCCCCTTTGCACAATCTGATGTCTTTTTACCccatttggtactctatttatagtgtaaatagagCTAAAAAAACGTGTAAAAATCGTGTATAAAATAATGGGGAAATGGCTGaaaaataggtgcaaagtggggAAATTGGTGCTCAGCCGTGGGAGACAAAGACTGACGCAGGGGGACAGGTGGCAGCTTAGGATTGGATCGTCAGGCGCGTCAGGTGGCAGCTGTCAGCGTGGCAGCGCGTCAGTCGTCAGCGTCAGAGAAGCTGTCGGGCACGAGGGGGTgcgccgcggctctgttctagagtgctgcggccctgcgaagcaaagaaGACCTAAGGAGGCTCTACAGTAGGGAAGCGTCGCGGTGCCACAgggcagggtcgcggcgcttCTCTATgctcagagaggcctagcctctgttttagggggtgggacgcggcccttaagggaatttttggttatttggaggttttaagcatgggaacctaacctagggtgctcgggatcgattccaccaccatgcttggtggaattcgatgtcccggaagctagaacctTATCCACAAACCTTTAAtcaaatattaatggaatcccttatcttggttatgaccagggaaaagctagggctcgggagatggatcgtgctcaaggggcatttcaCGTAACCAAAGtggttggaaattaaaggtaagaaaactgca contains the following coding sequences:
- the LOC133792010 gene encoding uncharacterized protein LOC133792010 is translated as MAFDASRVRLDPDVMDESDPTQNIPVKAPFPQALKSTGKVLENHGEILDLLTQVKINLPLLHVIKQVPAYAKVIKDLCTVKRKHHVKKTAFLAEQASAVIDCKTPPKYKDPGCPTISCQIGEQEFGQALLDLGASVNLMPYSIYLQLGLGELKPTSVVLQLADRSVKKPRGIVEDVLIQIEKFYYPVDFLILDTQSEVSIE